From Labeo rohita strain BAU-BD-2019 unplaced genomic scaffold, IGBB_LRoh.1.0 scaffold_898, whole genome shotgun sequence:
ctgacacacacacattgtcaTCTGTTTCTCACTCTGACCGAAGACGGGAGGAGCCAATTGAAGTTTACCGCAACTTTCttatgaaatttaaaggggCCTGAGGCGAACACAAATTCGTGTATAGTTTATGGAGCTAATCGCAAAATTTTAGAGGGGCTGAGCAGTCATTTTATGGCCTAGCCACGTCCATGCATTCAGACATTCTAAAAAAACCACTCCTCTCCCTCCACACACGGCTCTCATagaacacatttcttgaaatcaTAATTTCTCAAAATGAAACCTCGactgtcagtctttattcacctgtttctcgtggtttctttttaaaatctgtaaaagTAAATGGTGAAAATTACatggctaatgtcatagaatagcatagtgtAATATTGGGGcacattgaataaaaaaaaaaaactggttcgTGTCTTCTGCCGTGTTACAACTCTCCATCAgcggaataaaaaaaaaaactggttcgTGTCTTCTGCTGACTTGCCAAACATTAAACTAAGCTTCAATTTTTGTAACAGCAAAACCTACTGGTTAACAGAAATTGATAAATGGTAAAATTAAAATCAGCGAATCAGGCTTTAATAGTGACTGTACTGGTTTGATAAATTTTCAGCCAGTTTGTTTAAAATCACAAATACGTCTTTAATTGCTCATTGATGCAGTTGACCGGATGCTTccaatttgtaataatatttcaccatagtactgtttttactgtagttttgatcagctgaatgcagccttagtgagcagaaaAGGATTCTTAccaaaaatcttaccaacttttgaacattaatgtttgttttagcaCTGTAACTACATGGATTTTTTCGCTTTTTAGCGTAACTCACCAGATGCTATCTTTGCCGATGGGCAGCTTATTCCCATTCTCATCATAATATTCCTCAATCACCATATCCCCGTTTTGGTCATGACCAGAGCTGAAGTTGGTGATGACTCGAGTCGGAATGCCAAGGGCTCTCATTACtatcacacaaacaaacacatttgaaaTTTATCAACTGCACCAATTAAATTATCAATGACCCATTAATGGAGTATTTCACCCAACAATAAAAAATCTTCTCTTTCAACCCCACGTGTCCCACCTGTACACATGACAGCAGCAAACACCCAGCACTGTCCATATTTCACAGGACTGAACTGCGTTTCTGCCCACTTCTTGAGAATATCTGCGCTGCCGGTCCAAATCCAGGGGGCGATGCCATCGCTGTAGCTACCTGACCATTTTCCAGTTAACACCCCTCCATCTTCATCATTAGAGTTCACCTGtttagaaagaaagagagactgTATTAATacatggagagagagagagagagagagagagagagagagagagcacaaTGGAGAGAATGAGAGCAGATCCTCACCATCGCTGAGATCACACGGCCGATGTACACCGGATTGCTGCGGTTCTGCAGATCTCTTCTCATGTCTGCTTGATGTTGAGGACTCAACTGCAGCAATTTCATACAGATGTCCAGTATTCCTTTTTCATactgaaaacacatttatgcATGACAAGAGTTAATGTGAAGCCGTTTTTCAGTGCTGTGCTGTCAGTCAATGGTCAAACATCTCACCTGATTGAACGACCAGGATCTGGCAAAGATGCTCCTGGGGCTTCCTTTAAACAGCACGCCGTTATCACTCTTGACATATTCAGTCCTCAGAACTTCAGACTGCAGGTACACCGAATCAGCTgcagaaaaacacaatttattttataggtgtttttattttattttacttttattcagcaaggatgcattaaactgatcaaaagtgacggtAAAGGCATGTGTGATGGTACTCaatattctatttcaaataattctcttttaaactttctttgaaggatcatgtgatactgaagactggagtattgatactgaaaattcagcttttgatcaaagcaataaattacattttaacatatactgagatacaaaacagttattttaaattgtaatattatttcacaatattactgtttttacagcatttgtaattaaataaatgagcagaagaggcttctttcaaacacatgaaaacatactgccaactccaaacttttaaaaggtaGTGTAGTGTAGGCCTAGATTTGGTATTATTCTTACTTTTCTTGATAGAGAGTAATTTGGACtagtttctaatatgattagcatgttgatagcatgttattagcatgattatccagttactaacatgttgttagcatgaaaCTAGTGATTTTAATGTgttggcattgttttatttcatttttatcatcGTTTTTATTATCGTAATTTGTATAATGAGCTCAAAAATGAACTTTGCTCACGAAATAACAGTCTAAGGACTGAAGCAGAgctcaaataaacaaatcatagatttcattcatgaatttatgtttcatttattttacttattttagtgcTAGTACACAAACATAAATGAATGACTTTGACAAtgaccattatttatatacaaaaaaagtaaaaaaaaggaTCATTTGTAGAACCAGATGTGAAACCAGCAGCTGTAATGGTACGTAGCACTTTGGAAGgtgttatacatttttttttacaacatgaACCGTTTTGAATAGCTTCGAGTAATGAACCTTTTTCCGATACAATCGTGTTGAAAGCTTTGCTGGTTCAGAATGCTTCACTTCGCCATCACTACTAAAAACCACTCCGATTTTCAGCCCGGCAACAGCCTACTATGGAAATACAGAACTCACCTTGGGACCAGGGGTTGCAGAGGAGCGTGATCTGACCGACCGAGTGTGTTTTCACACCCAGGTGGGTCTCGACTCTCAACTCGAGTGTGTAGACACCGATAGAAGCAGACGCAGGGCTGGACAGCGATACAGATAGTGCACGGGGGGCAGTCGGGCCCGGGCCAGTCGGACGTGGGAGAGTTGGGCCTGGGACAGTCGGGCGTAGGGCAGTCAGGCCCATGGTGCTCCTCTCCAGAACGGCAGTCCATTGAGTCGGAGAGGGTTGTCCGAACCTAGAGACCGGGACATCCACAATCAGTGGACCTGCGGCGAGGAGAAGGAGTGGGTTTAGGgtttttttgcaaaacaattccaaatagttgtatcacagccaaatattgtcctgttattatcctaacaaaccaacaaatcaatggaaagcttatttattcagctttcagatgatgtagaaaatatttttctagATGTAAAATActattcattttctccataaagGACCGATCTTGTAGGtaacttttattgtatttcatttataCCAGGGCTATTCATTAGTTAGGCTATAGTGAAACTATATTATGAAgaatcatgttattttaaataaatattaactgaaataaaattttaagtttaactttAAGTTAAGcactaaaatgaattaaaaaaatagacacatttacaaaataataataataataataataatgacaaaaatatgacaaaattacTTAAGGTAAAActaaagtgaaaacagaaatataaaaataaattcaaatttaaagaaaaactaGATAGTAAAGTTCatagacaaactttaagttcgcttgaataaagttttaaaaagttttaagttagactgttttcagtgtaaaatagtttgaaagattcaagtctgaatgttttgaagggAATACAGTCTATTAGAAAAAACAGTTGcaatgtggttgctaggttactcagggtggttgctagatcggttgctagggtgttgctatgtggttgctagggtatccaggggtggttgctaaggtgctactaggtggtttctagggtacCTGGGGTAGTTGTTAAGGTGATGCAAGGAGGTTGCTTGGGTACTCAGGGTGATTGCTATGGTGTTACTATCATGATGTTaccattattagcaagttactagcatgttgctagcatgtatAACATTACTAATATGTTACTAGCacgattctagcatgattaccaaggtaatagcatgtttctagcattattaacatgttactatcatgtttctagcatgattaccatgtttctagcatgatagcaagttactagcatgtttctaacatgattagcatgtttctagcataattaacatgttactaatatgtttctagcatgattagcaagttactggcatgtttcttgcatgctagaatcatgttactagcatgattagcatgttactaacatgattctagcttgattagcatgttactatcatgttactagcataattagcatgttactagcctgattctagcatgattagcatgttactagcatgttgctagcaaaattagcatgttaataacatgttgttagcatgattagcatactGATAACATGATataaatagattagaaatattagatgagtctgaatgagtctaaatggattagaaatagtacatagaagggaagcttgatttagtctcaaaggattcttggagtttagatttgaactTTGACAGTTAGAGTTTGAAGTGTGCTGGCTTATTTGAACATtacgtcaatgtaagtctatgggatttttttggtggttttggcagtctggtttatgaaaaccATAAGCTGGATCAGTTAGATAGATATAGAAacccgagtcagaccagtctgcaGGTCTGGGCcaagtttggtggttgtagcttaaaagctctaggaggagatacactttaaaatttagtctcagaagaagaagaagaagaagtttaaataggataacagtaagttggctttttAAGCCaacttaaatataatagtatatcaatgatactaaaatatcaTGCAAACTACTTTTACAattgaatatattgtaacaaacataaactagataaaaaagtttgtcaaaacaaactttgaagttggcttgagaaagctaaGCAGggagtttaaaaagttttacaagCTAGAAGTTAGAAGGTTTTCAGTCTGAAGTTGTTTTaaagaatagatagataga
This genomic window contains:
- the LOC127162332 gene encoding protein-glutamine gamma-glutamyltransferase 5-like, encoding MEEFSVRSISLQQVQNQTSHNTEGLSSTTVVLRRGQAFTVAINYDGRPFDPLKEKMIFRITLGPLIVDVPVSRFGQPSPTQWTAVLERSTMGLTALRPTVPGPTLPRPTGPGPTAPRALSVSLSSPASASIGVYTLELRVETHLGVKTHSVGQITLLCNPWSQADSVYLQSEVLRTEYVKSDNGVLFKGSPRSIFARSWSFNQYEKGILDICMKLLQLSPQHQADMRRDLQNRSNPVYIGRVISAMVNSNDEDGGVLTGKWSGSYSDGIAPWIWTGSADILKKWAETQFSPVKYGQCWVFAAVMCTVMRALGIPTRVITNFSSGHDQNGDMVIEEYYDENGNKLPIGKDSI